In a genomic window of Thermogemmata fonticola:
- the ccsA gene encoding cytochrome c biogenesis protein: MSAPAAEYMEPESIRPPYTVPLWRRCLRPLASLQLTVVLFVFSLGLVFFGTLAQKSAGIWTVVDQYFWSWIVIVDGQHLIEFGKVFLGLDPKVQAPSWFRFPYPAGKLLGGLLFLNLLAAHLVRFRWTWKRLGILILHFGLLLLFVGEAITREFQIEQQMVLSQPGETANYAFDSRNYELAFLRPLDDGTDQVTVVPARLLRQAARQGTKISHPDLPVDLMVLRYMPNSDLLPWKGPESGVANPATIGFGQDHVVVPRPEVAGVDNSQSIDFPAAYVRLLKKGSEEELGVCLVTLWQRQAQIIPIDGIPYGLILRHARYYKPFTLTLLEFRFDRYLGTDIPKNYSSRLLLHDPEHNQQREVVIRMNEPLRYRGEAFYQSGYTPDERGTILQVVRNPGWLLPYISCVLVAVGMIFHFGLYLFQFLNRAFSRSDSRVSLKTSRPGLDSPVASSESPTKRGDFRSPKGRLPKAVAAPAVYGIHSRAISSAAVVGAGMALLYLASSIFPQRSTSALELRDAGRLPVVDGGRLKPLDTFARVHLRLITHAEEFTDTDGKKKPAIHWFFEVAAHEPGLTSPAANVPVFRIENDQVRDLLRLPAREGLRYSLREMLGNREQLQQFMEAVARARERAPKDRDLFETKVLELDHQIQKGFLAIAHGRAPLLIPIHGEAEWATPAELADRIALEELNAKHGSSLPFRSLEEYRRSVLQIVSAQDQEKWNQFLDELALQARRKAAERYPALAAWEEVLRAYRFGKPEEWRVAVSRYNELVQSHLTPAQRRRVAFEAFLNDTALFYHCMIMYLLAAMACLSAWVLVPLNPDKGDFLRRCVWWWLVVVFAVHSFTLLSRMYLMDRPLVFVTNLYSSAVFIGWAVLGLCLLLERIYPISVANMVGAVLGFLTTLIAHQLATSGDTLEMMQAVLDTNFWLATHVTTITLGYAATYVAGTIGLVYVLLSILPREKVLDVSVSWGEGSARRSMEVGRMLGQMIYAVVCFATLLSFTGTVLGGIWADQSWGRFWGWDPKENGAVMIVIWNALILHARWAGLVKERGMALLAVIGNIITTWSWFGTNQLGVGLHAYGFNNKLALGCTITWALHGAVLIVGLVPWNRLWSRANWQQALTSYPLQPSRT; this comes from the coding sequence ATGAGTGCTCCCGCGGCGGAATATATGGAACCTGAGAGCATTCGGCCTCCCTACACTGTGCCTTTGTGGCGTCGCTGTCTGCGTCCGTTGGCTTCCCTCCAACTGACAGTGGTCCTCTTTGTCTTTTCTCTGGGACTGGTATTTTTCGGCACATTGGCGCAGAAGTCAGCAGGCATCTGGACAGTAGTGGATCAGTATTTCTGGTCCTGGATTGTTATCGTCGATGGACAGCACCTGATCGAGTTCGGCAAGGTGTTTCTGGGTTTGGACCCTAAGGTCCAAGCTCCTTCCTGGTTCCGCTTTCCGTATCCTGCCGGTAAACTTCTGGGTGGCTTGCTCTTCCTCAACTTGCTGGCTGCCCACCTGGTCCGCTTCCGCTGGACTTGGAAGCGCCTGGGGATCCTCATCCTTCACTTTGGCCTGCTCCTGCTTTTTGTCGGGGAGGCGATCACCCGCGAATTCCAGATCGAACAGCAGATGGTGCTGTCCCAACCGGGCGAGACAGCCAATTACGCCTTTGACAGCCGCAACTACGAATTGGCTTTCTTGCGTCCGCTCGACGACGGCACGGATCAAGTCACAGTCGTACCTGCCCGCCTACTCCGCCAAGCGGCTCGCCAGGGAACGAAGATTTCCCATCCCGATCTACCCGTGGACCTGATGGTCTTGCGCTACATGCCGAATAGTGATTTGCTGCCGTGGAAAGGGCCGGAAAGCGGGGTGGCCAATCCGGCGACCATAGGTTTTGGCCAAGATCATGTGGTGGTTCCACGGCCCGAAGTGGCGGGAGTCGATAACTCACAAAGCATCGATTTTCCCGCCGCCTACGTGCGACTACTAAAGAAAGGAAGTGAAGAAGAGCTTGGTGTGTGTTTGGTCACTCTCTGGCAGCGCCAAGCGCAAATCATCCCGATAGATGGGATTCCCTATGGCCTGATCCTCCGCCATGCCCGCTATTACAAGCCCTTCACTCTTACACTCTTGGAGTTCCGCTTTGACCGGTATTTGGGAACCGATATTCCAAAAAATTATTCCAGCCGGCTACTGCTCCATGATCCCGAACACAACCAGCAGCGCGAGGTGGTGATCCGTATGAATGAACCGCTCCGTTACCGGGGCGAAGCATTCTACCAATCCGGTTATACGCCGGACGAGCGAGGTACGATCCTCCAAGTGGTGCGCAATCCCGGTTGGCTGCTGCCATATATCTCCTGCGTTCTCGTGGCCGTGGGCATGATCTTCCACTTTGGCCTTTATCTTTTCCAGTTCTTGAATCGGGCCTTTTCTCGCTCGGATTCCAGAGTCAGTCTGAAGACCTCAAGGCCGGGGTTGGATAGTCCCGTGGCCTCGTCAGAAAGTCCTACGAAGAGGGGGGACTTCCGCTCCCCCAAAGGGCGGTTGCCGAAAGCGGTGGCAGCACCAGCGGTGTATGGGATTCATTCCAGGGCCATCTCCTCGGCGGCAGTCGTGGGAGCCGGGATGGCGCTGCTCTATCTCGCCAGCTCTATCTTTCCCCAGCGTTCAACGTCGGCCTTGGAGTTGCGAGATGCTGGGCGGTTGCCGGTCGTGGATGGCGGGCGACTGAAGCCGTTGGACACTTTTGCCCGCGTGCATCTGCGCCTGATCACCCATGCTGAGGAGTTCACCGACACGGACGGCAAGAAGAAGCCAGCAATTCATTGGTTCTTTGAGGTGGCGGCCCACGAGCCGGGATTGACCTCACCGGCGGCCAATGTCCCCGTGTTCCGCATTGAGAATGACCAAGTGCGAGACCTGTTGCGACTGCCCGCCCGCGAGGGTCTCCGCTACTCCCTGCGCGAGATGCTCGGCAACCGCGAGCAGTTACAACAGTTCATGGAAGCCGTAGCCCGCGCGCGGGAACGTGCCCCCAAAGATCGAGACCTGTTTGAGACTAAGGTGCTCGAACTGGATCACCAAATTCAGAAAGGGTTCCTGGCAATTGCCCACGGCCGGGCACCTCTGCTGATCCCCATCCACGGCGAGGCCGAGTGGGCAACACCTGCGGAGCTAGCCGATCGGATCGCTTTAGAAGAATTGAACGCCAAGCATGGCAGTTCGCTCCCTTTCCGGAGTCTGGAGGAATATCGCCGCTCTGTCCTGCAAATTGTTTCCGCCCAGGATCAGGAGAAGTGGAATCAGTTTCTCGATGAGCTAGCCCTGCAAGCGCGGCGGAAGGCGGCGGAGCGCTACCCGGCTTTAGCTGCATGGGAGGAGGTGTTGCGCGCTTATCGGTTCGGCAAGCCGGAAGAATGGCGGGTTGCAGTGAGCCGATATAACGAACTAGTGCAGTCGCATCTGACCCCAGCTCAGCGGCGCCGCGTGGCTTTCGAGGCTTTCCTCAACGACACGGCACTCTTCTACCACTGCATGATTATGTACCTTTTGGCGGCTATGGCGTGCTTGTCCGCTTGGGTGTTGGTGCCCCTCAATCCCGACAAGGGCGACTTCCTCCGCCGGTGTGTCTGGTGGTGGTTGGTGGTAGTGTTTGCCGTACATAGCTTCACCCTGCTGTCACGCATGTACCTGATGGATCGCCCCCTGGTCTTCGTCACCAATCTTTATTCCTCCGCGGTGTTTATCGGTTGGGCCGTTCTGGGATTGTGCTTGCTTTTGGAACGCATCTATCCGATCAGCGTTGCCAACATGGTCGGGGCTGTGTTGGGATTCCTGACCACTCTGATTGCGCATCAACTGGCTACCAGCGGAGACACCCTGGAGATGATGCAGGCGGTGTTGGATACCAATTTCTGGCTGGCCACCCACGTGACGACCATCACCTTGGGTTATGCTGCCACCTATGTTGCTGGAACAATCGGGCTGGTTTACGTGTTGCTTTCGATCTTACCCCGCGAAAAAGTGCTGGATGTGTCTGTAAGTTGGGGAGAAGGCTCTGCACGCCGGTCGATGGAAGTCGGGCGTATGCTCGGCCAGATGATCTATGCAGTTGTGTGCTTTGCGACGCTCCTGAGCTTCACCGGTACAGTTCTCGGCGGCATCTGGGCGGATCAGTCCTGGGGGCGATTCTGGGGCTGGGATCCCAAAGAGAACGGCGCGGTGATGATTGTCATCTGGAATGCGCTTATTCTCCATGCCCGCTGGGCGGGGCTAGTCAAAGAGCGCGGGATGGCCCTGCTGGCGGTGATCGGAAACATCATCACCACTTGGAGTTGGTTCGGCACCAATCAACTCGGCGTGGGCCTGCATGCTTATGGATTCAACAACAAATTGGCCCTGGGCTGCACGATCACCTGGGCTTTGCACGGCGCCGTGCTCATCGTTGGATTGGTACCTTGGAACCGCTTGTGGTCTCGGGCCAATTGGCAGCAGGCGTTGACAAGCTACCCCCTCCAGCCGTCACGCACCTGA
- a CDS encoding M24 family metallopeptidase produces the protein MLTPEGCRRRRERLVNHLGWKTPVVLADPIHLRYLAGFHVEAIHQHADFGAILVLFPNGDGRLYYDSRLPGASAQVEQHEALVWYDGQSPGRGPRRLIFEPILNQYGGRIHDALTDPQAREIHTAISQLRRAKDEDELEMIRRCLRATEAGHAWARQHLQAGMTELEVYSGVTQAVYQFLGHWAVVYGDFVAAKGKKRGGPPTNYRLQRGDTFILDYSVVLGGYRSDCTNTLCVGSVPPRQQELYEACLEAIRAGESALRPGATGQHVYHAVRDAFRRRGLEAFFTTHAGHGLGLMHPEPPFFVPHSTEVLQVGDVVTLEPGLYCDDCGMRFEHVYRITETGCERLSEHTLALACTSSQ, from the coding sequence ATGTTGACACCGGAGGGCTGCCGCCGCCGCCGCGAGCGACTGGTGAACCATCTGGGATGGAAAACTCCCGTGGTGCTTGCGGATCCCATCCACTTGCGGTATTTGGCCGGTTTCCACGTCGAAGCCATCCACCAGCATGCTGATTTCGGAGCTATCTTGGTTCTCTTCCCCAACGGAGACGGCCGCCTTTATTACGACAGCCGACTGCCGGGTGCCAGCGCACAGGTGGAACAGCATGAGGCCTTAGTTTGGTACGACGGCCAATCACCTGGCCGCGGTCCCCGGCGGTTGATATTCGAGCCGATCTTGAACCAGTATGGAGGTCGCATTCATGATGCACTGACAGACCCTCAAGCTCGCGAGATCCACACCGCCATCTCCCAGCTCCGCCGCGCGAAGGACGAAGACGAACTGGAAATGATCCGGCGTTGCCTGCGCGCCACGGAAGCAGGGCATGCCTGGGCACGCCAGCATCTCCAAGCGGGTATGACAGAATTGGAGGTTTACAGCGGCGTCACTCAAGCGGTGTATCAGTTTTTAGGCCATTGGGCTGTGGTGTACGGTGATTTTGTGGCTGCCAAGGGGAAGAAACGGGGCGGCCCGCCGACTAACTACCGCCTGCAACGGGGAGATACTTTCATTCTGGATTACTCCGTCGTCCTCGGCGGTTATCGCAGCGATTGCACGAACACTCTCTGTGTCGGTTCAGTACCACCACGACAGCAAGAGCTTTACGAGGCTTGTCTCGAAGCGATCCGTGCCGGCGAATCTGCCCTTCGCCCTGGTGCCACAGGCCAACACGTGTATCATGCCGTCCGCGATGCCTTCCGCCGCCGGGGTTTAGAGGCATTCTTTACAACGCATGCCGGCCATGGCTTAGGACTTATGCATCCGGAGCCGCCCTTCTTCGTTCCTCACTCCACGGAGGTGCTACAAGTCGGCGACGTCGTTACCCTTGAACCCGGACTATACTGCGACGACTGTGGAATGCGTTTTGAACATGTATATCGCATCACGGAAACGGGTTGCGAGCGCCTTAGCGAGCACACTTTAGCCCTGGCCTGCACCTCCTCACAGTGA
- a CDS encoding uroporphyrinogen decarboxylase family protein, translating to MGSSETASQLEQRAITASRQKAPEHLLLRAIRGEQVERPPVWAMRQAGRWDPEFRRIRADRPFFDFTEDVDSAVQATLCPRRFGVDAIILFYDITTLPVAMGLPFTLQSGAGPVPEKPVRTLADVERLDPEPSPSHYAHVLELLRRVKTELAGQLPVIAFAGAPFTVATYCIATGKDLPQTRRFVGEQPRAWEELLQRLQHATIRFLRTLIEAGADVYQVFDSWAGMLNPLEYDIWAQPHHQAIFAAVRQAPGILFVKECSYLDLMCASGANVISLGTRHDLQAALRRYPHLVFQGNIDFRILREGTPEDVRRAVWRCLDASGGQRHIVNLNHGLDKDTPVANFAAYVQAVQEWRRTREIL from the coding sequence ATGGGGTCCTCGGAGACTGCGAGCCAGTTGGAACAGCGGGCAATAACTGCAAGTCGCCAGAAGGCACCAGAACATTTGCTCTTGCGGGCAATCCGCGGAGAACAAGTGGAACGGCCGCCTGTCTGGGCCATGCGCCAAGCAGGACGATGGGACCCGGAGTTTCGGCGGATTCGCGCCGACCGGCCATTCTTTGATTTTACCGAGGATGTGGACAGTGCTGTCCAGGCGACTCTCTGCCCTCGCCGCTTTGGCGTGGATGCCATCATCCTTTTCTACGACATTACGACCTTGCCTGTCGCAATGGGTTTGCCTTTCACCTTGCAAAGTGGAGCCGGGCCAGTGCCGGAAAAACCCGTGCGGACTTTGGCCGATGTCGAACGACTGGACCCCGAACCTTCGCCCTCCCACTATGCCCACGTCCTGGAGTTGTTACGCCGCGTGAAAACCGAACTAGCAGGCCAATTACCCGTTATCGCTTTTGCCGGTGCTCCTTTCACTGTGGCGACCTACTGTATTGCGACGGGCAAAGACCTGCCGCAAACCCGGCGATTCGTCGGCGAACAGCCGAGAGCCTGGGAAGAATTACTCCAACGATTGCAGCATGCCACGATTCGCTTTCTGCGCACCCTGATTGAGGCCGGGGCCGATGTCTATCAGGTGTTCGATTCCTGGGCGGGGATGTTGAATCCGTTGGAATACGATATCTGGGCACAACCGCACCACCAGGCTATCTTTGCCGCGGTTCGCCAAGCACCCGGTATCCTCTTTGTCAAAGAATGTTCGTATCTCGATCTGATGTGTGCTAGCGGGGCGAATGTGATCAGTTTAGGGACTCGTCACGATTTGCAAGCCGCTTTGCGTCGCTATCCTCACCTGGTTTTTCAGGGGAATATCGACTTCCGCATCCTTCGGGAGGGCACGCCGGAAGATGTACGCCGGGCAGTGTGGCGCTGCTTGGACGCGAGCGGCGGGCAACGGCATATCGTCAATTTGAATCACGGATTGGACAAGGATACACCGGTTGCCAATTTTGCGGCCTACGTGCAAGCTGTTCAGGAGTGGCGCCGCACTCGTGAGATTCTCTAA
- a CDS encoding Gfo/Idh/MocA family protein: MAKTMSRRVFLGTGLAVAAQVTIAGTKSSGKVLGANERIRVAVAGLNGRGGAHVAEFARIPDVEIAYLVDPDRRTYRKHLSTLSSKNLPAPKTETDIRRVLDDKSVHVVAIATPNHWHSLMTIWACQAGKDVYVEKPCSHNIHEGRIAVEAAKKYGRIVQHGTQSRSSQSWLDLQALVQSGKYGKLLVSRGLCYKPRGSIGFKAPSPPPAEVDFNLWLGPAPEQPHHANLVHYNWHWFWDFGNGDIGNQGVHQMDIARWLIPGATWPDWVISFGGRLGYRDQGETPNTQIAIMGYGSVLLMFEVRGLKTPPYYGQGIGNVLHFEEGVVAGGKFYPKGRGEGEPLAKVTSPTRRKGGGIFQNFIECVRSRKAEELHAPIEEGHISSGLCHLANISYRLGKEEPFDAKRQIIAGNEFASEALQRVAEHLSQNGVKLEGTTWRIGRKLEFDGKLEQFRNDPEANALLTRKYRPPFVVPDKI, from the coding sequence ATGGCCAAGACTATGAGTCGGCGTGTGTTTCTGGGCACTGGTTTGGCTGTGGCGGCTCAGGTGACGATTGCGGGGACCAAATCGTCTGGCAAAGTTCTGGGAGCCAATGAACGCATTCGCGTCGCAGTCGCGGGCTTGAATGGCCGGGGCGGCGCTCACGTAGCCGAGTTTGCTCGCATCCCGGATGTCGAGATTGCTTATCTGGTGGACCCGGATCGCCGGACCTATCGCAAGCATCTGTCCACTCTGTCCAGCAAGAACCTGCCCGCTCCCAAAACGGAAACCGATATCCGGCGCGTGCTGGATGACAAAAGTGTGCATGTGGTAGCGATCGCAACGCCGAACCATTGGCACAGCCTGATGACGATATGGGCCTGCCAAGCGGGCAAGGACGTTTATGTGGAAAAGCCGTGCTCGCACAACATCCATGAGGGCCGTATAGCGGTGGAGGCCGCGAAGAAGTACGGTCGAATTGTCCAGCACGGAACGCAGAGCCGCAGTAGCCAGAGCTGGCTGGATCTGCAGGCTTTAGTCCAATCCGGAAAATACGGCAAGCTGCTCGTTTCCCGCGGCTTGTGCTACAAACCTCGCGGAAGTATCGGCTTCAAGGCACCTTCGCCGCCGCCTGCGGAAGTCGATTTCAACTTGTGGTTAGGGCCAGCACCGGAGCAGCCCCATCATGCCAACCTCGTCCATTACAATTGGCATTGGTTCTGGGACTTTGGCAATGGTGACATCGGCAACCAGGGAGTGCATCAGATGGACATCGCCCGTTGGCTGATTCCGGGTGCTACTTGGCCGGATTGGGTCATCAGCTTTGGAGGCCGGTTGGGCTATCGCGATCAAGGAGAGACGCCCAATACGCAAATTGCCATCATGGGTTACGGTTCGGTGTTACTGATGTTCGAGGTCCGGGGTCTCAAGACTCCCCCCTACTACGGCCAAGGCATCGGTAACGTCTTGCATTTTGAAGAAGGCGTGGTTGCCGGTGGCAAGTTCTACCCCAAGGGTCGAGGAGAAGGGGAACCATTAGCCAAGGTGACCAGCCCCACGCGCCGCAAGGGTGGTGGCATCTTCCAGAACTTCATCGAATGCGTGCGCAGTCGAAAAGCCGAGGAGTTGCACGCTCCGATTGAAGAGGGGCACATTTCCAGTGGTCTATGCCATTTGGCCAATATCTCCTACCGCTTGGGCAAGGAGGAGCCGTTCGATGCCAAACGGCAGATCATCGCGGGCAATGAGTTTGCCTCGGAAGCCTTGCAACGTGTGGCCGAGCACCTGAGCCAAAACGGGGTCAAACTCGAAGGGACCACCTGGAGAATCGGCCGCAAACTGGAGTTCGACGGAAAGCTCGAACAATTCCGCAACGATCCGGAGGCCAATGCTCTGCTGACCCGCAAGTACCGCCCGCCGTTCGTCGTTCCCGACAAGATTTGA
- a CDS encoding trypsin-like peptidase domain-containing protein: MKKCVLIIAFIHLGLGVSLAPAGFLQTREVDRRELLEAFQRQLQNVVKTAGPGVVAIVVSRSEFYPPRPPDAPAGQLGAFDPREFIKGDASPSRIRLAKHLDLSDPQAIAEHGCAGGVVLDTSGLILTLYHVIEGARKIYVHTAQGGSYADIHAADARSDLAVLKLIRPPDGLVPIRFADVLLYDLPQRKATVAPGRLVVLLAYSGRGELRLEKPSAAFGSLTNVRHRLSLLRGDGDVPLDKQSSYYKSGVLLEHDVRPFSDISGAALVNLDGELLGLVTAGAVVYDRSIGPGYALPADENFRRILEVLRRGEEVEYGFLGVTLAESRGRREQGVEIGAVNPGGPADQAGLRPGDLIIRINGYPIESYDDLLIHIGAALAGSKVELTVLPRLGPPRTVTATLAKFNNPQPFIASVRPSPVFGLRVDYSSILTLRLRTQPLALASPILPGVCIREIIPGSPMERKLKTLGESTDRWLITHVNHKPVASPAAFYSACKDQKTLTLTLIDITETPPRPRELIVP; this comes from the coding sequence ATGAAAAAATGTGTATTAATCATAGCATTCATCCATCTCGGCCTGGGTGTAAGTTTGGCTCCCGCAGGATTCCTTCAAACGCGGGAAGTGGACCGGCGCGAATTGCTGGAAGCCTTTCAGAGGCAACTGCAAAACGTGGTTAAGACAGCAGGGCCAGGAGTGGTGGCCATTGTTGTTTCGCGCAGTGAGTTTTATCCGCCACGGCCGCCCGATGCACCGGCAGGTCAATTGGGAGCGTTCGATCCGCGGGAGTTCATCAAAGGGGATGCTTCGCCGTCCCGTATCCGCTTGGCGAAACATTTGGACTTGAGCGATCCCCAAGCGATCGCCGAACACGGCTGCGCCGGTGGAGTGGTACTCGATACATCAGGGTTGATCCTAACTTTGTATCACGTCATCGAGGGAGCCAGGAAAATTTACGTTCACACGGCGCAGGGCGGCTCTTACGCCGATATTCATGCGGCAGATGCCCGATCGGATTTGGCTGTTCTCAAGCTCATTCGGCCTCCCGATGGGTTGGTTCCCATCCGCTTCGCCGATGTGCTACTTTACGATCTGCCGCAGCGCAAGGCGACGGTGGCGCCCGGCCGCCTAGTGGTATTGCTAGCTTACTCTGGACGGGGCGAACTGCGATTGGAAAAACCCAGTGCGGCCTTCGGCAGCCTAACCAACGTTCGTCATCGTTTAAGTCTGCTCCGGGGTGATGGGGATGTGCCCCTAGACAAACAGTCCAGTTACTACAAATCCGGGGTGCTTCTGGAACATGATGTGCGTCCCTTTTCCGATATCAGCGGCGCCGCCTTGGTCAATCTCGACGGGGAATTGTTGGGATTGGTGACAGCCGGTGCGGTGGTCTACGACCGCTCGATCGGCCCCGGCTATGCCCTGCCTGCCGATGAGAACTTTCGCCGCATCTTGGAAGTGTTGCGCCGAGGGGAAGAGGTAGAATATGGCTTTCTCGGTGTCACCTTAGCCGAGAGCCGAGGACGGCGCGAACAGGGAGTGGAAATCGGAGCCGTCAATCCAGGGGGACCCGCCGATCAAGCCGGTCTTCGCCCTGGCGACCTCATCATCCGCATCAACGGTTATCCGATTGAATCGTATGACGATCTGCTGATTCACATTGGAGCGGCTCTAGCCGGGTCGAAAGTGGAATTGACGGTGCTGCCCCGCTTGGGACCACCGCGCACCGTAACGGCTACCTTGGCCAAATTCAACAATCCCCAGCCGTTTATCGCTTCGGTACGTCCTTCTCCTGTGTTCGGCCTGCGCGTCGATTATTCCAGCATTCTGACCTTGCGCCTGCGAACTCAACCATTGGCGTTAGCATCGCCGATTTTGCCCGGAGTGTGCATTCGTGAAATTATCCCAGGATCGCCGATGGAGAGGAAACTCAAAACCTTGGGGGAATCAACGGATCGTTGGCTGATCACACACGTCAATCACAAGCCTGTGGCGAGTCCTGCGGCTTTCTACTCTGCCTGTAAAGATCAGAAAACTCTGACACTCACTCTCATCGACATCACGGAAACTCCACCGCGACCTCGGGAGCTTATTGTTCCCTAA
- the ubiE gene encoding bifunctional demethylmenaquinone methyltransferase/2-methoxy-6-polyprenyl-1,4-benzoquinol methylase UbiE, which produces MNTTSTWIDKREERIRNMFSEIAPWYDFLNHFLSLNIDRSWRRRVVALVPPPAAAEGPILDVCTGSGDLALAYAQVAPSSTQIVGADFCHELLQQARRKAHLKPCPASLTFVEADAQYLPFPDNSFALVCVAFGLRNITDMHRGLWEMIRVLRPGGRLAILEFSRPRRKILGSLYTLYFRYLLPLIGQLLCRNRYSAYRYLPESVLQFPDYEKLAAILQSHGLRDVAFVPFTGGIATLYTGRKPAEMR; this is translated from the coding sequence GTGAACACAACTTCGACTTGGATCGACAAGCGAGAAGAGCGCATCCGCAACATGTTCAGCGAGATTGCGCCCTGGTATGATTTTCTCAATCACTTCCTGAGCCTCAATATCGACCGATCCTGGCGGCGGAGAGTCGTGGCCTTAGTGCCTCCTCCTGCTGCGGCGGAGGGTCCGATTCTTGATGTGTGCACGGGCAGCGGCGATTTGGCTTTGGCCTATGCGCAGGTCGCTCCTTCGAGCACACAGATCGTTGGAGCCGATTTCTGCCATGAGTTGCTCCAGCAAGCTCGACGCAAGGCGCACCTGAAGCCATGCCCAGCTTCCCTCACTTTCGTGGAAGCGGATGCTCAATACCTGCCATTTCCCGACAATAGTTTCGCCCTGGTGTGTGTGGCATTCGGACTGCGGAATATCACAGATATGCACCGTGGTCTTTGGGAGATGATCCGCGTACTGCGTCCCGGCGGCCGCTTGGCGATCCTGGAGTTTTCCCGCCCGCGCCGCAAAATCCTGGGGAGCCTATATACGCTTTACTTCCGCTATCTGCTGCCCCTGATAGGCCAGTTGTTATGTCGCAATCGCTATTCCGCCTACCGCTATTTGCCGGAGAGTGTGTTGCAATTCCCGGACTACGAAAAATTGGCCGCGATCTTACAATCTCATGGATTGAGGGATGTTGCGTTCGTCCCCTTCACGGGAGGGATTGCGACACTGTACACGGGACGCAAGCCAGCAGAGATGCGTTGA
- a CDS encoding NHL repeat-containing protein has translation MMTERSGGQKCHEAGPSSIHRRQFLTQATVGTGLVFCSGPILLGMSRRGIDLQPVIGSGEHTYRCIHNWGQLPGDYTWQTTHNVAIDGEGLVYITHQGIGKQMDTVLVFDGSGKFVRSFGRAWHGGGHGIEIRKEGREEFIYLCNTWTPELKVVKCTLKGEIVWTLKRPPCAEYEDPKKPFHPTNLSWRPDGGFTVGDGYGSNYLLDFDKDGRLLRVYGGSGEKIGQLRTPHGHWLDMRQPQHPVLVVCDRANARLQWFDLQGKALEASKPRELVLFPAHAKTRGDVLLIADLHARLTLLDRNNRPIVHLGEDKPWREKVVASLGKGMKPIRTQPHEWPAGKFIHPHDATFDHQGNIFVVEWVSTGRITLLQKVN, from the coding sequence ATGATGACAGAGCGTAGCGGCGGCCAGAAGTGTCATGAGGCAGGCCCAAGTAGTATACACCGTCGTCAATTTCTGACCCAAGCAACGGTTGGGACCGGGTTGGTATTTTGCTCCGGCCCGATCCTGTTGGGAATGAGCCGCCGGGGGATCGACCTGCAACCTGTCATTGGCAGTGGGGAGCACACCTACCGCTGCATTCACAATTGGGGCCAACTACCTGGGGATTACACCTGGCAAACCACGCACAACGTGGCGATCGACGGCGAGGGCTTGGTGTACATCACCCATCAAGGGATTGGTAAACAGATGGACACCGTGCTGGTCTTCGACGGGAGCGGCAAGTTTGTGCGTTCTTTCGGCAGAGCCTGGCATGGAGGCGGACATGGCATCGAAATCCGCAAAGAGGGACGCGAAGAGTTTATCTATCTGTGCAACACCTGGACTCCGGAATTGAAAGTGGTGAAGTGTACCCTAAAGGGGGAGATCGTTTGGACCCTCAAGCGGCCTCCCTGTGCCGAATATGAGGACCCCAAGAAACCGTTCCACCCAACCAACCTCTCTTGGCGGCCAGACGGAGGATTTACGGTAGGAGATGGGTACGGTAGCAACTACCTGCTCGATTTTGATAAGGATGGGCGATTGCTCCGGGTTTATGGGGGAAGCGGGGAGAAGATCGGGCAATTGCGTACGCCTCATGGCCATTGGTTGGACATGCGCCAGCCGCAGCATCCTGTGCTTGTCGTATGCGATCGCGCAAATGCCCGCCTGCAGTGGTTTGACCTTCAGGGCAAGGCTTTGGAGGCCTCCAAGCCGCGGGAGTTAGTGCTCTTCCCAGCCCATGCGAAAACACGGGGAGATGTCCTCCTCATCGCTGATTTGCATGCTCGGCTCACTCTGCTGGATCGGAACAACCGGCCGATCGTCCACTTGGGCGAAGATAAACCCTGGCGCGAGAAAGTGGTCGCGAGCTTGGGCAAAGGAATGAAGCCGATCCGCACTCAGCCCCATGAATGGCCGGCCGGTAAGTTCATCCATCCCCACGATGCCACGTTTGATCACCAAGGCAACATCTTCGTCGTGGAATGGGTGTCCACGGGTCGGATCACCCTTTTGCAGAAAGTGAATTGA